One genomic region from Actinocatenispora thailandica encodes:
- a CDS encoding glucose 1-dehydrogenase: MLAMTVVPGQPDSAAATEREEPAPADGDVLVQGLAVGICGTDHEVVAGAHGAPPADRSDLVIGHESLGRVLAAPADSGLREGDLVVGIVRRPDDCDCCRAGLWDYCRTGDYVERGIKGADGYGAQRWRVPARFAVRLADSLATTGVLLEPTTVVAKAWEQIDLIQARVPSQPDPVALITGAGPIGLLAALLAVQRGYDTHVYDRVSDGPKPQLVADLGATYHSGELADLKLAPDAVVEATGVGALVFAISEMTAPNAAICLTGISSGTRDIAVGADELNARMVMGNDAIVGSVNANRSHYEQAATALGNADVRWLERLISRRVPVASWPDALTRQPDDVKVVVDLS; the protein is encoded by the coding sequence GTGCTAGCGATGACCGTGGTGCCGGGACAGCCGGACAGTGCCGCCGCGACCGAGCGCGAGGAGCCGGCGCCGGCCGATGGCGACGTGCTCGTGCAGGGGCTCGCGGTGGGAATCTGCGGCACCGACCACGAGGTGGTCGCCGGTGCCCACGGCGCGCCGCCGGCGGACCGCTCCGACCTGGTGATCGGGCACGAGTCGCTGGGCCGGGTGCTGGCGGCGCCGGCCGACTCGGGGCTGCGCGAAGGTGACCTGGTGGTGGGCATCGTTCGCCGGCCGGACGACTGCGACTGCTGCCGGGCCGGGCTGTGGGACTACTGCCGCACCGGCGACTACGTGGAGCGCGGCATCAAGGGTGCGGACGGCTACGGTGCGCAGCGCTGGCGGGTGCCGGCGAGGTTCGCGGTGCGGCTCGCGGACAGTCTCGCCACCACCGGCGTGCTGCTGGAGCCCACCACCGTGGTGGCGAAGGCCTGGGAGCAGATCGACCTGATCCAGGCCCGGGTGCCCAGCCAGCCCGATCCGGTCGCGCTGATCACCGGCGCCGGCCCGATCGGGCTGCTGGCGGCGTTGCTCGCGGTGCAGCGCGGCTACGACACGCACGTGTACGACCGGGTCTCCGACGGGCCGAAACCGCAGCTGGTGGCCGACCTCGGGGCGACCTACCACTCGGGTGAGCTGGCGGATCTCAAGCTGGCCCCGGACGCGGTGGTGGAGGCGACGGGTGTCGGTGCGCTGGTGTTCGCGATCAGCGAGATGACCGCGCCGAACGCGGCGATCTGCCTGACCGGCATCTCGTCGGGTACCCGGGACATCGCGGTCGGCGCGGACGAGCTGAACGCGCGGATGGTGATGGGCAACGACGCGATCGTCGGTTCGGTGAACGCGAACCGGTCGCACTACGAGCAGGCGGCGACCGCGCTGGGGAACGCGGACGTCCGCTGGCTGG
- a CDS encoding sugar porter family MFS transporter, whose protein sequence is MSEVPRASLRRIWRWAVLVAVGGFLFGYDTGVISGALLYITPDFRLTAAQQGSVVSVLLLGAMAGALLAGRVADRIGRRATFGLEGAVFIVGTAIAVFAADFPMLLVARLVLGLAVGSASSTVPVYLSELSPTEIRGRVLTLNQLLITIGILVAYFVNLAFSSGGLWRGMFAVGAVPALLMVLAAAFLLPESPEWQGTHGQLDKARALVVSLTNEATADKLIDERRRRRQQWEADRPAQRGWRLLRSARVRPALVVGLTLAAAQQFGGINTIIYYAPTIMKETGLTAGNSILYSVAIGLINLVMTLVAIKLIDRVGRRVLLLFSLTGMTVTMALLGLAFVAGLNSILTLVFMVGYIALFAGGMGPVFWVLIGEIFPPSARAVGSSASTTVNWGSNFVVSLLFLPVANALGQGQTFWIFAAICAVALWFVGRYVPETRDRDAGQIDEALQRRFGRRTRRAAGEQPA, encoded by the coding sequence ATGAGCGAGGTACCGCGGGCCAGCCTGCGGCGGATCTGGCGCTGGGCGGTACTGGTCGCCGTCGGTGGCTTCCTGTTCGGTTACGACACCGGTGTCATCTCCGGTGCGCTGCTGTACATCACGCCGGACTTCCGGTTGACCGCGGCGCAGCAGGGCAGCGTGGTCAGCGTCCTGCTGCTGGGGGCGATGGCCGGTGCGCTGCTCGCCGGGCGGGTCGCGGACCGGATCGGCCGCCGGGCGACGTTCGGTCTGGAAGGCGCGGTGTTCATCGTCGGTACCGCGATCGCGGTGTTCGCCGCCGACTTCCCGATGCTGCTGGTGGCGCGGCTCGTGTTGGGCCTCGCGGTCGGCTCGGCGTCGTCGACGGTACCGGTGTACCTGTCCGAGCTGTCCCCGACCGAGATCCGCGGTCGGGTCCTGACCCTCAACCAGCTGCTGATCACGATCGGCATCCTCGTCGCGTACTTCGTCAACCTGGCGTTCTCGTCCGGCGGGCTGTGGCGCGGGATGTTCGCCGTCGGCGCGGTACCGGCGCTGCTGATGGTGCTGGCGGCTGCGTTCCTGCTGCCCGAGTCGCCGGAGTGGCAGGGCACCCACGGGCAGCTGGACAAGGCGCGGGCGCTGGTCGTGTCGCTGACCAACGAGGCGACCGCGGACAAGCTGATCGACGAGCGCCGGCGCCGTCGGCAGCAGTGGGAGGCGGACCGGCCGGCGCAACGCGGTTGGCGGCTGTTGCGGTCCGCGCGGGTGCGGCCCGCGCTGGTGGTGGGGTTGACCCTGGCCGCGGCGCAGCAGTTCGGTGGGATCAACACGATCATCTACTACGCCCCGACGATCATGAAGGAGACCGGCCTGACCGCCGGCAACTCCATCCTGTACTCGGTGGCGATCGGCCTGATCAACCTGGTGATGACGCTGGTGGCGATCAAGCTGATCGACCGGGTGGGCCGCCGGGTGCTGCTGCTGTTCTCGCTGACCGGGATGACGGTGACGATGGCGTTGCTGGGGCTGGCGTTCGTCGCCGGCCTCAACTCGATCCTCACCCTGGTGTTCATGGTCGGCTACATCGCGCTGTTCGCCGGCGGGATGGGCCCGGTCTTCTGGGTACTGATCGGGGAGATCTTCCCGCCGTCGGCCCGGGCGGTGGGCTCCAGCGCCTCCACGACGGTCAACTGGGGCTCGAACTTCGTGGTCAGCCTGCTGTTCCTGCCGGTGGCGAACGCTCTCGGGCAGGGCCAGACGTTCTGGATCTTCGCGGCGATCTGCGCGGTGGCGCTGTGGTTCGTCGGCCGGTACGTGCCGGAGACCAGGGATCGGGACGCCGGGCAGATCGACGAGGCACTGCAGCGGCGTTTCGGGCGCCGTACCCGTCGTGCCGCCGGGGAGCAGCCCGCCTGA
- a CDS encoding EamA family transporter: MSVRVSTGLPGAGGAASPTRLARSAVGAVPPTMLILLGIVSIQLGAALAKNLFGVFPPSAVVAVRLLAAATVLLCVARPSLRGHSRADLAMVAVFGLTMAVMNSAIYQSMARIPLGVAVTVEFLGPLVVAVVGSRRVRDLAWVALAGAGVLLLAEGGGGVDALGIGFALLAAAAWAAYIVCSAQTGRRFPGTGGLAVAMAVGAVAAAPLGIAQGGAAFLDPKLLALGAGVGVLSSALPYALELEALRRMPPRVFSILMSLEPAVAALVGLVALGELLRVRQWVAIGCVIVASIGATRGGGRRSAGVGED, encoded by the coding sequence ATGAGCGTGCGGGTCAGTACCGGGCTGCCGGGGGCGGGTGGTGCCGCCTCGCCGACCCGGCTGGCCCGCTCGGCGGTCGGCGCGGTGCCGCCGACGATGCTGATTCTGCTCGGCATCGTGTCCATCCAGCTGGGCGCGGCGCTGGCGAAGAACCTGTTCGGGGTGTTCCCGCCGAGCGCGGTGGTGGCGGTACGGCTGCTGGCCGCGGCCACCGTGCTGCTCTGCGTGGCGCGCCCCAGCCTGCGCGGCCACAGCCGCGCCGACCTGGCCATGGTGGCGGTGTTCGGGCTGACGATGGCGGTGATGAACTCCGCCATCTACCAGTCGATGGCGCGCATCCCGCTGGGCGTGGCGGTCACCGTCGAGTTCCTCGGCCCGCTGGTGGTGGCGGTGGTCGGGTCGCGGCGGGTACGGGATCTGGCCTGGGTGGCGCTCGCCGGCGCCGGCGTGCTGCTGCTCGCCGAGGGCGGCGGTGGTGTCGACGCGCTGGGCATCGGGTTCGCGCTGCTGGCCGCGGCAGCGTGGGCCGCCTACATCGTCTGTTCCGCGCAGACCGGCCGCCGCTTTCCCGGTACCGGCGGGCTCGCGGTGGCGATGGCGGTGGGCGCGGTGGCCGCCGCGCCGCTCGGGATCGCGCAGGGTGGTGCCGCGTTCCTGGACCCGAAGCTGCTGGCGCTCGGTGCCGGGGTGGGCGTGCTGTCCTCGGCCCTGCCGTACGCGCTGGAGCTGGAGGCGTTGCGGCGGATGCCGCCGCGGGTGTTCAGCATCCTGATGAGCCTGGAGCCGGCGGTCGCCGCGCTGGTCGGGCTGGTCGCGCTGGGCGAGCTGCTCCGGGTGCGGCAGTGGGTGGCGATCGGGTGCGTGATCGTGGCGAGCATCGGCGCGACGCGGGGCGGTGGCCGCCGTTCTGCCGGAGTCGGGGAGGACTGA
- the rho gene encoding transcription termination factor Rho, which produces MSDTTDLKSGSAEASADAGRASTGTGTARRRRSGTGLSAMLLSELQTLASSLGISGTGRMRKGELIAAIQEKQGGGAAAAESRVPRQAERTTGATQPEVAMADQQALPGTADSASTGTGGRTRQRASRSAGAPDSRGERDTKATDSAAQPERAAQADRADQPRGDRAEQPARGEQSGRDGNRGESARGDGNRGDQSGRDGNRGESGRGDGNRGDQSGRDGNRGDQSGRDGGNRADRGNDRPRNDRHQNDRGGNDRGGRHDDDGDGSGRRRGRRFRDRRRGGSGRERGGENEPQLSEDDVLLPVAGIVDVLDNYAFIRTSGYLAGPNDVYVSNSQIRKYGLRRGDAVTGAVRQPREGEQRRDKYNPLVRLDTINGMDPEESKRRPEFYKLTPLYPQERLRLETEPNIFTTRIIDLITPIGKGQRALIMSPPKAGKTMVLQAIANGITTNNPEALLMVVLVDERPEEVTDMQRSVKGEVIAATFDRPPSDHTTVAELSIERAKRMVELGHDVVVLLDSITRLGRSYNLAAPASGRIMSGGLDSTALYPPKRFLGAARNIENGGSLTILATALVETGSVMDTVIFEEFKGTGNSELKLDRKIADKRIFPAVDVNASSTRREEILLAPDELAIVHKLRRVLHALDPQQAIDLLLDQMKKTKTNVEFLMQIQKSTPGE; this is translated from the coding sequence TTGAGCGACACCACCGACCTGAAGTCGGGTTCCGCCGAGGCGAGTGCGGACGCCGGTCGGGCTTCGACCGGTACCGGCACCGCTCGGCGTCGGCGCTCCGGCACCGGCCTGTCGGCCATGCTCCTGTCGGAACTGCAGACCCTGGCTTCGTCGCTCGGCATATCGGGTACTGGCCGGATGCGGAAGGGCGAGCTGATCGCCGCCATCCAGGAGAAGCAGGGCGGTGGCGCAGCCGCCGCCGAGAGCCGGGTGCCGCGCCAGGCGGAGCGGACGACCGGCGCGACCCAGCCGGAGGTGGCCATGGCCGACCAGCAGGCACTGCCGGGTACCGCGGACTCGGCGTCCACCGGCACCGGTGGCCGCACGCGTCAGCGGGCCAGCCGGTCCGCCGGTGCGCCCGACTCGCGCGGCGAGCGGGACACCAAGGCGACCGACTCGGCCGCCCAGCCCGAGCGCGCGGCCCAGGCCGACCGCGCCGACCAGCCTCGCGGCGACCGGGCCGAGCAGCCGGCCCGCGGCGAGCAGTCCGGTCGCGACGGCAACCGGGGCGAGAGCGCCCGGGGCGACGGCAACCGGGGCGACCAGTCCGGTCGCGACGGCAACCGGGGCGAGAGCGGCCGGGGCGACGGCAACCGCGGCGACCAGTCCGGTCGCGACGGCAACCGCGGCGACCAGTCCGGTCGCGATGGCGGCAACCGAGCCGACCGGGGCAACGACCGGCCGCGCAACGACCGGCACCAGAACGACCGCGGCGGCAACGACCGCGGCGGCCGACACGACGACGACGGTGACGGCAGCGGCCGCCGCCGGGGCCGCCGGTTCCGGGACCGCCGGCGCGGCGGCAGTGGCCGCGAGCGTGGCGGCGAGAACGAACCGCAGCTGTCCGAGGACGACGTGTTGCTGCCGGTCGCCGGCATCGTCGACGTGCTGGACAACTACGCGTTCATCCGCACCAGCGGCTACCTGGCCGGCCCGAACGACGTCTACGTCTCCAACTCGCAGATCCGCAAGTACGGCCTGCGGCGCGGCGATGCGGTGACCGGTGCGGTGCGCCAGCCCCGGGAGGGCGAGCAGCGCCGCGACAAGTACAACCCGCTGGTGCGGCTGGACACCATCAACGGGATGGACCCCGAGGAGTCGAAGCGGCGCCCGGAGTTCTACAAGCTCACCCCGCTGTACCCGCAGGAGCGGTTGCGGCTGGAGACCGAGCCGAACATCTTCACCACCCGCATCATCGACCTGATCACCCCGATCGGTAAGGGCCAGCGGGCGCTCATCATGAGCCCGCCGAAGGCCGGCAAGACGATGGTGCTGCAGGCGATCGCGAACGGCATCACCACCAACAACCCGGAAGCGCTGCTGATGGTGGTGCTGGTGGACGAGCGGCCGGAAGAGGTCACCGACATGCAGCGGTCGGTGAAGGGCGAGGTCATCGCGGCCACGTTCGACCGCCCGCCGTCGGACCACACCACGGTCGCCGAGCTGTCCATCGAGCGCGCCAAGCGGATGGTGGAGCTGGGTCACGACGTGGTCGTGCTGCTCGACTCGATCACCCGCCTCGGCCGGTCGTACAACCTGGCCGCGCCGGCGTCCGGGCGCATCATGTCCGGCGGTCTGGACTCGACCGCGCTGTACCCGCCGAAGCGGTTCCTGGGTGCGGCCCGCAACATCGAGAACGGCGGCTCGCTGACCATCCTCGCCACCGCGCTGGTGGAGACCGGCTCGGTGATGGACACGGTCATCTTCGAGGAGTTCAAGGGCACCGGTAACTCGGAGCTGAAGCTGGACCGCAAGATCGCCGACAAGCGGATCTTCCCCGCTGTCGACGTGAACGCCTCCAGCACCCGGCGCGAGGAGATCCTGCTGGCGCCGGACGAGCTGGCGATCGTGCACAAGCTGCGCCGGGTGCTGCACGCACTCGACCCGCAGCAGGCGATCGACCTGCTGCTCGACCAGATGAAGAAGACGAAGACCAACGTCGAGTTCCTGATGCAGATCCAGAAGTCGACGCCGGGGGAGTAG